ACAAAAAGAAGCTGAAATATTTTTATATGTAGAAAAATATGCAGATATTTATAAAAATAAAAATTTAAATCTTTCAGAAGAAGAAAAATATAAAAAAGCTGTTGCTGATTGTAATGCTAGAGATGAAAAAGCTTGTTTATATATTTATAATAACTTTATTATAGATGGTAATTTTAAATTTGAGGAAAATATATTTAATTTAATTGAAATATTAAATAATGTAGGTATTATCATAGAAATCGCTCAACCAAGTAGTAATAAAGAACTTAATTCTTTAATTTCATTTAATAGTTTTAAAAACTCTTTAGAGGTAATAGACTATGTACTTAGTAAAACTAATGATAAGAAAATCATAGAAGAATTAAAAGCGCTTAAAAAACGAAATACTATTTCAATATTTCTTAACGGAAATGGTTGCCCAGCATACTCTAATGGCAAATTAGAGAGTGATACGATAAAGATGCCGTGCTTATGCAAAAAAAATTCTGCTTATTTGCTATTAGAACCTGATAATATAAGACAAGCTTTTTTAAATTTAAAACTTTTATGCGACAAATATAAAGATAGTGTAAGTTGTGGAGCTGTGGGTGGTTTTTATGAAAACGGACAAGGCGTAAGAGTTGATTTTAAACAAGCAAAAAAATACTATGGCTTAGCTTGTGATGGTGGTTATCAATACGGTTGCGATGGATATAAAAGAATGATGGGGTATTGAAAAGTTGCAGTTTGTACATTTATTTAATTTTTATAGATATTTCAAATATTCTTTGACAAATGGCTAACAAATTTCTGATATTTACTTCTTTTTCGTGGCTTTCAGTTTGATAATCTGCCCACTTTCTCATTTTTTGCAAAAGTAATAAACTCTTTCGATAGTGTTCAGGCAATCCATTGTTATTAAACAAATGCCAGTGCATCTGTTTTGACTCTTTTGATTTAAGTTTTTCTTCATTTTCATGTAATATTTTATGATAAAAGGCATAATATAATCTTCCAATACCCATTCTAAAAGAAATATTATCGTTTTTTTCTAAGCATTTTTCAGCAAATTGAAACAAATCTTTGGCAATTTCAAGATGATTGTTATACTTATAGTCAAGGGTGTCTTCATGTTTAAAATTCATCATAAGACCATTAATGAATCAATATACAAATATTTTTTTTGTGAAAATACTTCATATGCTTTTTTATTTATCTCTTCTAGCTCATCTACATCTATATCGTTTGTCAAATCCATATTAAAAACAAGACCGATTTTATTTTCTATATCATCTTCAAATTTACCAATGG
This genomic interval from Campylobacter sp. CCS1377 contains the following:
- a CDS encoding sel1 repeat family protein, encoding MRILLALLIGIYAFGTDVCEQKEAEIFLYVEKYADIYKNKNLNLSEEEKYKKAVADCNARDEKACLYIYNNFIIDGNFKFEENIFNLIEILNNVGIIIEIAQPSSNKELNSLISFNSFKNSLEVIDYVLSKTNDKKIIEELKALKKRNTISIFLNGNGCPAYSNGKLESDTIKMPCLCKKNSAYLLLEPDNIRQAFLNLKLLCDKYKDSVSCGAVGGFYENGQGVRVDFKQAKKYYGLACDGGYQYGCDGYKRMMGY